Proteins found in one candidate division TA06 bacterium genomic segment:
- a CDS encoding PAS domain S-box protein produces MKLSLKIGLITAAVAGSIAVSISLNHTFWEGQAWRTELRSHAATVADMLAVTVQESVLKNDFLALEQNVIRFSQRPEIAYAVVYDNAATPLAATGSQAGRQAIELYQENPKKHQKDIHKHVIEGQDIYELLIPVSIDGRDWGMLQVGFFENKILAIYHRTNVFNYLILLLGLGVSLTAGWLVARYLGKPIEALIEGTDQLVKNNYDHRINITRKDELGRLVSAFNTMAGTIRQDMVELGSKNRQLLKAQERQVWLARIAEQVGEGVAVCDLEGILTFVNHSWAAMHGYTPEQLVGKHISIFHSHSQLERELLPFNQKVIAQGLNAGVVGHIKKDRTVFYAETTTTILKNADGEAVGFIGVARDITGQKKAQEDLKKERDVIKSIFAATPDAVIITDLSGKFTEANDKAIELLELDSRDELMGKNFSLFIAPDDRGLALHNFQKTLDYGGVNNVQVNVMTARNGQFPLEYSTSLLHSIEGRPTHIVSVGRNIILRKRSELALAESEQRYRALAESSPDIIFVVNREGTIKYANSKAASIAGLAEGQANGRNITEFFDQCINEKQKEQLLSVFQTGRTAHYELPTPIRGRELWLETWLVPLTGQDGTVAEVMGLCRDLTERRQAELAVRDVNQRFEYALGATKTGYDIIDTEYNIQYIDPEWKKSYGEPAGRKCYEYFMDRKEICPACGITKALRDKQSVVTEEYLVKEKRWVEVHTIPYQNSSGQWLVAEFNIDINERKLNEQKLKISEQKYRELADTLPQTVFEMDDQGILVYVNNTGLSQFGYTQEESRSGLKVLSMLAPQDRERAGQNIVRRLKGNPAENQEYLALRKDGSTFPISIYASPVLEEGQISGLRGVIVDISERKKGEQTLKESETRFRALAEASPAGIFAYLEKFIYANPACQVLTGYSPEELLKMNFWELVHPEHREMVKKRGLARQKGVNVPANYEFKIIRKDGQLRWVDFAGTLTQFDGRQSGLGMILDITERKSMEEILQASEAQYRTTIDSIGDAIHVVDSGLNILLANAVFKAWCRRLDLAEDPAGRNVFEVCPFLSPQVRQEYQQVFETGQPVTTQDENTVSGKVLITETRKIPIFEGTKVSRVITVIRDITEEKESERKLAESERKYSQIFEDIVEGIYRTTPSGQVLLANPALVRMLGFENLEQLISLDLNKSGYMDISSRNRFKELMERDGQVLGFEARWRRPDGKILMISENARAVRDQQGKVQYYEGTIEDITERQKAEEDLLNEKNKLSDLFRVSLQVARAGDIQKKLDLTMEGIAGTGLFSRAVLVLKNEEGRNSHIAHFGMTSKEIAAILKAGPAQAEKLEKIFNKKYRYSSSYFIPHDAPGVDFSIKLINKQYQPTGDWHSDDVLLVPLMVKDKHIGYLTVDEPVDGRIPSLETVRLLELFCYQVAVAIDNLRLYNDLEQSYYGTLKAFVAAMDAKDPYTKGHSENVRFHALNIARQLKLPEEQVKLIDFSSLLHDIGKLAIRDEILTKPSLLSDHEYQEVKLHPVIGSHLVSEVESLLKVAPIIHSHHEHFDGSGYPQGIKGDEIPLEARIIAVADAFEAMTSDRPYRKAFDLKVAVNRLQEAAGTQFDKEIVRVFIKLHQETHG; encoded by the coding sequence ATGAAACTATCACTTAAAATAGGCTTGATCACTGCCGCGGTGGCCGGATCCATTGCCGTGTCCATCTCCCTTAATCATACCTTTTGGGAGGGGCAGGCCTGGCGGACCGAGCTCAGGTCCCACGCCGCCACTGTGGCCGACATGCTGGCAGTCACCGTTCAGGAGTCGGTGCTGAAGAACGATTTTTTGGCGCTGGAACAGAATGTCATCAGGTTCAGCCAGCGTCCGGAAATTGCTTATGCGGTGGTATACGACAACGCCGCCACTCCTTTGGCTGCTACCGGCAGTCAGGCAGGGCGGCAGGCCATAGAATTGTATCAGGAAAACCCCAAAAAACATCAAAAGGACATTCACAAACACGTAATTGAGGGTCAGGATATTTACGAGCTTCTGATCCCGGTCAGCATTGACGGCAGGGATTGGGGTATGTTGCAGGTGGGTTTTTTTGAGAACAAAATACTGGCGATCTACCACCGGACCAACGTGTTCAATTATCTGATCCTGCTGCTGGGTTTGGGAGTCAGTTTAACCGCCGGCTGGCTGGTGGCCAGGTACCTGGGAAAACCGATCGAGGCCCTGATAGAGGGCACCGACCAACTGGTCAAAAACAATTACGACCACCGGATAAACATAACACGAAAAGATGAACTGGGGCGTCTGGTTTCGGCCTTTAACACCATGGCCGGCACCATCAGGCAGGACATGGTGGAACTGGGATCAAAGAACCGCCAGCTGCTGAAGGCCCAGGAACGTCAGGTGTGGCTGGCCCGGATTGCCGAGCAGGTGGGCGAAGGAGTGGCGGTCTGCGATTTGGAAGGGATATTGACCTTTGTCAATCATTCATGGGCCGCTATGCACGGTTATACCCCGGAGCAATTAGTGGGCAAGCACATCAGCATATTTCATTCTCACTCCCAGCTGGAGAGGGAACTGCTGCCTTTTAACCAAAAAGTCATTGCCCAGGGTCTCAATGCCGGGGTGGTGGGTCATATCAAAAAGGATCGTACAGTATTTTACGCTGAAACGACCACTACCATCTTAAAAAATGCCGACGGGGAAGCAGTCGGTTTCATCGGGGTGGCCAGGGATATCACCGGACAGAAGAAAGCCCAGGAGGATCTGAAAAAGGAAAGGGATGTCATCAAAAGCATCTTTGCCGCCACCCCGGATGCCGTAATCATCACCGATCTCAGCGGCAAATTTACCGAAGCCAATGACAAAGCCATCGAATTGCTGGAGCTTGATTCCCGGGACGAACTGATGGGCAAGAATTTTTCCCTTTTCATCGCCCCAGATGACCGGGGCCTGGCTCTGCATAATTTCCAAAAGACCTTGGATTACGGGGGAGTCAACAATGTCCAGGTGAATGTGATGACCGCCAGGAACGGCCAATTCCCGCTGGAATATTCCACCAGCCTGCTGCACAGCATTGAAGGGAGGCCAACCCATATTGTGTCGGTGGGGCGAAACATCATCCTTCGCAAACGATCTGAACTGGCCCTGGCCGAGAGCGAACAGCGTTACCGCGCTCTGGCCGAGTCTTCTCCGGACATCATATTCGTGGTGAACCGGGAAGGAACAATAAAATATGCCAACTCTAAAGCCGCGTCCATCGCCGGTCTGGCGGAGGGCCAGGCCAATGGCCGCAATATCACCGAATTCTTTGATCAATGCATCAACGAAAAACAAAAGGAACAATTGCTCAGCGTATTTCAGACCGGCCGCACCGCCCACTATGAACTGCCGACGCCCATCAGGGGGAGGGAACTGTGGCTGGAGACCTGGCTGGTCCCGCTGACCGGCCAGGACGGAACCGTGGCCGAGGTGATGGGGCTTTGCCGCGACCTGACCGAACGCCGACAGGCGGAGCTGGCGGTACGGGATGTGAACCAGCGGTTTGAGTACGCCCTGGGGGCCACCAAGACAGGATACGACATCATAGACACTGAATACAATATCCAGTACATTGATCCGGAATGGAAAAAATCTTATGGCGAGCCGGCCGGGCGCAAGTGCTATGAATATTTTATGGACCGGAAAGAAATTTGTCCTGCTTGCGGCATTACCAAGGCTCTTCGCGATAAACAGAGCGTGGTGACCGAAGAATATCTGGTAAAGGAAAAGCGCTGGGTGGAGGTTCACACCATTCCCTACCAAAACTCGTCCGGCCAGTGGCTGGTGGCTGAATTCAACATTGATATCAATGAACGTAAGCTGAATGAACAAAAACTGAAGATCTCCGAACAAAAATACCGGGAACTGGCCGATACCCTGCCCCAGACTGTGTTCGAGATGGACGATCAGGGCATTTTGGTATATGTCAATAACACGGGCCTCAGTCAGTTCGGCTATACCCAGGAAGAATCAAGAAGCGGCCTTAAGGTTCTATCCATGCTGGCGCCCCAGGATCGGGAGCGGGCCGGCCAGAACATAGTCCGAAGATTGAAAGGCAACCCAGCCGAGAATCAGGAATACCTGGCTTTACGCAAGGACGGCAGCACATTCCCCATCAGCATCTATGCCAGCCCGGTGTTAGAAGAAGGGCAGATAAGTGGTTTAAGGGGCGTGATAGTTGACATCAGCGAAAGAAAGAAGGGCGAACAGACTCTGAAGGAAAGCGAGACCAGGTTCAGGGCGCTGGCCGAGGCCAGCCCGGCCGGGATCTTTGCCTATCTGGAAAAATTCATCTATGCCAATCCAGCCTGCCAGGTTCTTACCGGGTACAGCCCGGAAGAATTGTTGAAGATGAATTTCTGGGAACTGGTCCACCCAGAACACAGGGAAATGGTTAAAAAAAGAGGCCTAGCCCGGCAAAAGGGGGTGAATGTTCCGGCCAATTACGAATTTAAGATTATCCGCAAGGACGGACAACTGCGCTGGGTGGATTTTGCTGGGACCCTGACCCAGTTTGACGGCCGGCAGTCCGGCCTGGGGATGATTTTGGACATAACCGAACGGAAGTCCATGGAAGAGATACTCCAGGCTTCCGAAGCCCAGTACCGCACCACCATAGATTCCATCGGCGACGCCATCCATGTGGTAGACAGCGGACTGAACATACTGCTGGCCAATGCCGTATTCAAAGCATGGTGCCGTCGCCTGGATCTGGCCGAAGATCCGGCCGGGCGAAATGTATTTGAAGTCTGTCCTTTCCTAAGTCCCCAGGTGCGGCAGGAATACCAGCAAGTGTTCGAGACCGGCCAGCCGGTGACCACCCAGGATGAAAACACCGTTTCGGGAAAAGTGCTGATCACGGAGACCAGGAAAATTCCCATATTTGAAGGCACCAAGGTAAGCAGGGTCATCACGGTGATCCGGGACATTACGGAGGAAAAGGAATCAGAGCGGAAGCTGGCGGAGTCGGAGCGCAAGTACAGCCAGATATTTGAAGACATCGTAGAGGGCATTTACCGCACCACGCCTTCCGGGCAGGTTTTGCTGGCCAATCCGGCCCTGGTAAGAATGCTGGGTTTTGAAAATCTGGAACAGTTGATATCATTGGATCTGAACAAATCAGGATATATGGATATCAGCAGCCGGAACCGTTTCAAAGAACTGATGGAGCGGGACGGCCAGGTGCTTGGGTTTGAGGCCCGTTGGAGACGTCCCGACGGCAAGATACTGATGATCAGCGAAAACGCCAGGGCGGTCAGGGACCAGCAGGGCAAAGTTCAATATTACGAAGGGACCATTGAGGACATCACCGAGAGGCAAAAAGCCGAAGAAGATCTGTTGAACGAAAAGAACAAACTGTCCGATCTGTTCCGGGTGAGCCTGCAGGTGGCCCGGGCCGGCGATATTCAGAAAAAGCTGGACCTGACCATGGAGGGAATAGCAGGCACCGGGCTGTTCTCCCGGGCGGTGCTGGTGCTTAAAAATGAGGAGGGACGTAACAGTCATATCGCCCATTTTGGCATGACCTCAAAGGAGATCGCAGCCATCCTCAAGGCCGGTCCGGCCCAGGCCGAAAAACTGGAGAAGATATTCAACAAAAAATACCGTTACAGCAGTTCATATTTCATCCCTCATGATGCTCCGGGGGTAGATTTTTCCATCAAATTGATAAACAAGCAGTATCAGCCCACCGGCGACTGGCATTCGGACGATGTTCTGCTTGTTCCGTTGATGGTCAAGGACAAGCATATCGGTTATTTAACGGTGGATGAACCTGTGGACGGTAGGATCCCCAGCCTGGAAACGGTCCGGCTGCTGGAGTTGTTCTGTTATCAGGTGGCGGTGGCCATAGACAATCTGAGGCTGTACAATGATCTGGAACAAAGTTATTACGGGACGCTCAAAGCCTTCGTGGCGGCCATGGACGCAAAAGATCCATATACCAAGGGTCATTCCGAGAATGTCCGTTTTCATGCTTTGAACATAGCCCGCCAGCTTAAACTGCCGGAGGAGCAGGTGAAGCTGATAGATTTCAGTTCGCTGCTGCACGACATAGGCAAGCTGGCCATCAGGGACGAGATACTGACCAAGCCCAGCCTGCTTTCCGACCACGAATATCAGGAAGTCAAACTGCATCCGGTTATCGGCAGTCACCTGGTGTCCGAGGTGGAGTCACTGCTGAAAGTGGCCCCCATCATCCACAGTCATCATGAACATTTCGATGGATCGGGATATCCCCAGGGCATCAAGGGCGATGAGATCCCGCTGGAGGCCAGGATCATCGCCGTGGCCGATGCCTTTGAGGCCATGACCTCGGACCGTCCCTACCGCAAGGCTTTTGACCTGAAAGTGGCCGTCAACCGGCTGCAGGAGGCGGCCGGAACCCAGTTTGACAAAGAGATCGTCAGGGTATTCATTAAACTTCACCAGGAAACCCATGGATAA
- a CDS encoding amino acid ABC transporter substrate-binding protein, with product MKKFFLLPAVLALLCLNIGAQTKTMVVATGDYPPFEFRDEKGELAGYDIELGQEIARRMEVRIKWVQMDFSKLLPALDAGQADLVIAAVHATEERRQRYEMSRKYVNSGLVMVVKKGNKKINSLSQLKGCRVAVKQRATGEKYARENAAQLGFEFKSFSTTDQSFAALHRGEVDAVFNDYLSSRFFIKQNPEYKIPIVPFTPCGMAVAAAKGRKSLIMQVNQILDELERTGFLKQLYQKWLL from the coding sequence ATGAAAAAGTTCTTTCTGCTTCCCGCCGTCCTGGCTTTGCTTTGCTTGAACATCGGAGCCCAAACCAAAACCATGGTGGTGGCCACCGGAGATTATCCGCCCTTTGAGTTCAGGGATGAAAAAGGGGAACTGGCCGGTTACGATATTGAGCTGGGCCAGGAGATAGCCCGCCGGATGGAGGTAAGAATCAAATGGGTCCAGATGGATTTCAGCAAACTTCTGCCGGCCCTGGATGCCGGACAAGCCGATCTGGTGATAGCGGCCGTCCATGCTACTGAAGAACGCCGTCAGCGTTACGAGATGAGCCGGAAATACGTGAATTCGGGTCTGGTGATGGTGGTGAAAAAAGGGAATAAAAAAATAAATTCTTTAAGCCAATTAAAGGGCTGCCGGGTGGCGGTCAAGCAACGGGCCACCGGGGAAAAGTATGCCCGGGAAAATGCCGCCCAGCTGGGTTTTGAGTTTAAGAGTTTTTCCACCACCGATCAAAGCTTTGCCGCCCTGCACCGGGGGGAAGTGGATGCGGTTTTCAACGATTATTTATCTTCGCGGTTTTTCATCAAACAAAACCCTGAATACAAGATACCCATTGTTCCCTTTACCCCCTGCGGAATGGCGGTAGCCGCCGCCAAGGGCAGGAAGTCGTTGATCATGCAGGTCAACCAGATATTGGACGAGTTGGAACGCACGGGTTTCTTGAAACAATTATATCAAAAATGGCTGTTATAA
- the purD gene encoding phosphoribosylamine--glycine ligase, producing the protein MKILLIGSGGREHALGWKLTQSPLVKKIYCAPGNPGLAELGECIDFKASDNTGLADFALKHSIDLTVVGPDDCLAAGVVDVFQKKGLKIFGPTQKAAQIETSKAFSKDLMRKAGIPTADYAVFEDHKKALDHLNGQKYPLVIKASGLALGKGVIICQNKEQAKAALQTAMVDKAFGASGNQIIIEEFLEGQEISIHAFCDGQRAALFPASQDHKQALDGDLGPNTGGMGSYVPVGWVTPEMMAEIDNTIVLPVLKTLSDLGAPFQGCLFPGLIRTSQGFKVLEFNARFGDPETQSYMRLLESDLAEILLSCAEGRLKPDEIEWSAQSAACIVAASGGYPGSYQKGFEITGMEKSLQNLDIKVFQAGTALKDNKLVTAGGRVLGVTAVASNLKETLEKGYQAVSEIRFEGMQYRRDIGAKGLKR; encoded by the coding sequence ATGAAGATACTGTTGATCGGTTCGGGCGGACGGGAACATGCCCTGGGCTGGAAGCTGACCCAAAGCCCTTTGGTAAAAAAAATATACTGCGCCCCGGGGAATCCCGGTCTGGCGGAACTGGGCGAATGCATTGATTTTAAGGCCAGCGACAACACCGGCCTGGCGGATTTCGCCCTGAAGCACAGCATTGACCTGACAGTGGTCGGTCCGGATGACTGTCTGGCCGCCGGAGTGGTTGATGTCTTTCAAAAAAAAGGCTTGAAGATATTCGGACCCACCCAAAAAGCCGCCCAGATAGAGACCTCCAAGGCCTTCTCCAAGGACCTGATGCGGAAGGCCGGTATACCCACCGCCGATTACGCTGTTTTTGAGGATCATAAAAAGGCCCTGGATCATCTTAACGGACAAAAATACCCTTTGGTCATCAAGGCCAGCGGCCTGGCTCTGGGCAAGGGCGTGATCATCTGTCAAAATAAGGAACAGGCCAAGGCCGCTTTGCAGACGGCCATGGTGGATAAAGCATTCGGGGCTTCCGGGAACCAGATCATAATTGAAGAATTCCTGGAAGGGCAGGAGATCTCCATCCATGCTTTCTGCGATGGCCAGAGGGCCGCATTGTTCCCGGCCTCACAGGACCACAAGCAGGCTTTAGACGGCGACCTGGGGCCAAACACCGGCGGCATGGGAAGCTATGTCCCGGTGGGCTGGGTGACCCCGGAGATGATGGCTGAGATAGATAATACCATCGTACTGCCGGTCTTGAAAACTCTCTCCGATCTTGGTGCGCCGTTCCAGGGCTGTCTTTTCCCGGGGTTGATCCGCACCTCTCAGGGCTTCAAAGTGCTGGAGTTTAACGCCCGTTTTGGCGACCCCGAGACCCAGAGCTATATGCGGCTTTTGGAGTCCGACCTGGCAGAGATACTGTTGTCCTGCGCCGAGGGACGCCTAAAGCCTGATGAGATCGAATGGTCCGCCCAAAGCGCCGCCTGCATCGTGGCCGCTTCCGGCGGATACCCCGGCAGTTACCAGAAAGGTTTTGAAATAACAGGGATGGAGAAATCTCTGCAAAATCTGGATATCAAAGTATTCCAGGCTGGGACGGCGCTCAAAGACAACAAACTTGTCACCGCCGGAGGCCGGGTTCTGGGGGTAACGGCAGTTGCTTCAAACCTGAAAGAAACATTGGAGAAGGGATACCAAGCTGTTTCTGAAATAAGATTTGAAGGTATGCAATACCGCCGGGACATAGGCGCCAAGGGGCTAAAACGCTAA
- the miaA gene encoding tRNA (adenosine(37)-N6)-dimethylallyltransferase MiaA, translated as MKQDQNNEVLVLAGPTAVGKTAVGLVLAQRLKAHIISADSRQIYKGLEIGTAKPTAVELQSAPHHMTDILTPDLAYSAATFAAGARRVMDELDENDQAYIIAGGSGLYLKALTEGLVDIPSADHSLRRELKDFSQAKGNQALLQRLDECDPETAQRLKLNDEVRIIRALEVFMLTGKPLSLWFREKRRGDNRNYKLIVMDLDRKTLYQRIDDRVEAMMAQGLLDEVKKLMECGYGPDSPGMQTVGYQELMAHLAGKTDLAEAVRLIKRNTRHYAKRQLTWFRKMNYQQWINCTPNDGPEDIVNKLSV; from the coding sequence ATGAAGCAGGACCAGAACAATGAAGTACTGGTGCTGGCCGGGCCGACTGCTGTGGGCAAAACAGCTGTCGGCCTTGTCTTGGCTCAAAGGCTGAAGGCCCACATTATCTCGGCCGATTCCCGGCAGATATATAAAGGCTTGGAGATCGGCACTGCCAAGCCCACGGCAGTGGAACTGCAGTCAGCGCCTCATCACATGACGGATATCCTGACGCCAGATCTGGCCTACAGCGCCGCAACCTTTGCCGCCGGGGCCCGGCGGGTGATGGATGAGTTGGATGAAAATGATCAGGCTTATATCATCGCCGGAGGCTCCGGCCTTTACCTGAAGGCCCTGACCGAAGGGCTGGTTGACATACCTTCGGCTGACCACAGCCTCCGCCGGGAACTAAAGGACTTTTCCCAAGCCAAAGGCAATCAGGCTTTGCTGCAAAGGCTGGACGAATGCGACCCGGAGACCGCCCAAAGGCTGAAGTTAAACGACGAAGTGCGGATCATCAGGGCTTTGGAGGTCTTCATGCTGACCGGAAAACCGTTAAGCCTATGGTTCCGGGAAAAACGCCGGGGAGACAACAGGAACTATAAGCTGATTGTGATGGACCTGGACCGGAAGACCCTCTATCAAAGGATCGATGACCGGGTAGAAGCGATGATGGCCCAGGGCCTGCTGGATGAAGTAAAAAAGCTTATGGAATGCGGGTACGGGCCCGATTCCCCAGGAATGCAGACGGTGGGATATCAGGAACTGATGGCTCATCTGGCGGGGAAAACAGACCTGGCGGAGGCGGTCCGGCTGATAAAAAGAAACACCAGGCATTACGCCAAACGACAGCTTACCTGGTTCCGCAAGATGAATTATCAGCAATGGATAAACTGCACTCCAAATGACGGCCCTGAAGATATTGTCAATAAATTATCGGTTTAA
- the mutL gene encoding DNA mismatch repair endonuclease MutL codes for MPIIVLSPEIVNKIAAGEVVERPASAAKELMENSLDAGARSIEVEVKAGGLELLRVSDDGAGMTGEEMELALQRHATSKINSYEDLQDIQSFGFRGEALPSIASVSRFTLVSRPAGSDSAWQIECREGGIISRKQQAAQPGTTVMVEELFASVPARRKFLKSQTTESRKIAELFLSLALANPGAGFKLISEGRATYDLKSASQDDRIREVLGGELYRTLLKIDYGQKPLRISGYLSGPQNLWPKRREQYLFVNGRLVSDRLASAAVYQGFGPALAGRHPSYVLFLEISPSLVDVNVHPSKVQVRFSDESFVFRTVRAAVEKALFTEQQRPETAGSFNPQNTGYQPWTGPEKPGQLQIQEAMALFSSGNPEQAGLKNLMSIQPVVAYWQLHQRYILAAIRDGLVMIDQHAAHERILYEELLAARDHRRAQQLLFPVTVELSSREMQVYQQYREVFGSLGFDVKQFSGQTLVMEGLPVSWEQSGDEAALVRGILADLADTSDVNLEPAQRLARSFACRAAVKAGKALNQEEMNHLVDRLFATSSPYLDPHGRPSVIKFTLEDLEHRFGRI; via the coding sequence ATGCCGATCATCGTCCTATCCCCCGAAATAGTCAACAAGATCGCCGCCGGCGAGGTGGTGGAGCGCCCGGCCTCGGCCGCCAAGGAGCTGATGGAGAACAGCCTGGACGCCGGGGCCCGCAGCATCGAGGTCGAGGTGAAGGCCGGAGGCCTGGAGCTGCTGCGCGTTTCCGACGACGGGGCCGGCATGACCGGCGAGGAGATGGAACTGGCCCTGCAGCGCCATGCCACCAGCAAGATCAACAGCTACGAAGACCTGCAGGACATCCAAAGTTTCGGCTTCCGGGGCGAAGCCCTGCCCAGCATCGCCTCGGTCTCCCGGTTCACCCTGGTCTCCCGTCCGGCCGGATCGGACAGCGCCTGGCAGATTGAATGCCGGGAGGGCGGAATAATATCCCGGAAACAGCAGGCCGCCCAGCCGGGCACCACCGTGATGGTGGAGGAACTTTTTGCCAGCGTTCCGGCCAGAAGGAAATTCCTGAAGAGCCAGACCACCGAGTCCCGCAAGATCGCGGAACTGTTTTTGTCTTTAGCCCTGGCCAATCCCGGAGCGGGCTTCAAGCTTATCAGCGAAGGCCGGGCAACATACGATCTCAAATCAGCCAGCCAGGACGACCGGATCAGGGAAGTGCTGGGCGGAGAGCTATACCGCACGCTGCTGAAGATCGACTACGGTCAAAAGCCTTTGCGGATATCCGGATATCTCTCCGGGCCCCAAAACCTTTGGCCCAAACGCCGGGAGCAGTACCTCTTCGTCAACGGGCGGCTGGTGTCCGACCGGCTGGCCTCGGCCGCCGTCTACCAGGGATTCGGCCCGGCCCTGGCCGGCAGGCATCCCAGCTATGTGCTTTTCCTGGAAATATCCCCGTCCCTGGTGGACGTCAATGTCCATCCCTCCAAGGTGCAGGTGCGCTTCAGCGACGAGTCCTTCGTCTTCCGCACCGTGCGGGCGGCGGTGGAAAAGGCCCTGTTCACCGAACAGCAGAGGCCGGAGACGGCGGGGAGTTTCAACCCTCAAAACACGGGCTACCAGCCCTGGACCGGGCCGGAGAAGCCGGGCCAACTGCAGATACAGGAAGCCATGGCCCTGTTCTCCTCCGGAAATCCGGAGCAGGCCGGCCTTAAGAATCTGATGTCCATCCAGCCGGTGGTGGCCTACTGGCAGCTGCACCAGCGCTACATTCTGGCCGCCATCCGCGACGGCCTGGTGATGATAGACCAGCACGCGGCCCACGAGCGGATACTATACGAGGAACTGCTTGCCGCCCGGGACCACAGGCGGGCCCAGCAGCTTTTGTTCCCGGTGACGGTGGAGCTCTCTTCCCGTGAGATGCAGGTCTACCAGCAGTACCGCGAGGTCTTCGGCTCGCTGGGCTTTGATGTCAAGCAATTCAGCGGACAGACCCTGGTGATGGAAGGCCTGCCGGTCTCCTGGGAGCAGAGCGGCGACGAGGCGGCCCTGGTGCGGGGCATTCTGGCCGATCTGGCCGATACCTCGGACGTGAACCTGGAGCCGGCCCAGAGGCTGGCCCGCTCATTCGCCTGCCGGGCCGCTGTCAAGGCCGGAAAAGCGCTGAACCAGGAGGAGATGAACCACCTGGTGGACCGGCTGTTTGCCACCAGCTCGCCCTATCTGGATCCCCACGGACGCCCGTCGGTGATAAAATTCACCCTGGAAGACCTGGAACACCGGTTCGGCAGGATATGA
- a CDS encoding YajQ family cyclic di-GMP-binding protein — protein MSQSSFDIISKIDLQEMKNAVQMAQKEIIGRFDFKGTNCQIELLDDKLVISASDEFKRKSMLDIIFSKMVKRGISIKALEQKEPQPAAKNYLRQELVFVQGIPMDKAKEMVKRIKASGIKVQAQIQDQQVRVSGKDKDDLQQVIALFRQDDLGLALQFTNYRTT, from the coding sequence ATGAGCCAGAGTTCTTTCGACATAATTTCCAAGATCGACCTTCAGGAAATGAAGAATGCGGTCCAGATGGCCCAGAAAGAGATCATCGGGCGTTTTGATTTCAAGGGAACCAACTGCCAGATAGAACTGCTTGACGACAAGCTGGTGATCTCGGCCTCGGATGAGTTCAAGCGCAAAAGCATGCTGGACATCATATTCAGCAAGATGGTCAAACGGGGGATATCCATCAAGGCGCTGGAGCAGAAGGAGCCCCAGCCGGCCGCCAAGAACTACCTGCGCCAGGAGCTGGTGTTCGTGCAGGGGATCCCCATGGACAAGGCCAAGGAGATGGTCAAACGGATCAAGGCCTCGGGCATCAAGGTCCAGGCCCAGATCCAGGACCAGCAGGTGCGGGTAAGCGGCAAGGACAAGGATGACCTGCAGCAGGTGATCGCGCTTTTCCGGCAGGATGACCTGGGGCTGGCCTTGCAGTTCACCAATTACAGGACGACTTAG
- the lolA gene encoding outer membrane lipoprotein chaperone LolA, whose amino-acid sequence MIKAFKLAVALGLAFSSLALAQNCDSLLEQVRAKYRKINDLKAHVVQTVCSAASGTCTRYEGELELKRPNKLRLDIAKPDKQEIVCDGNTIWLHLINEKQVMKSDLKSSPQFLVWLNPLDKLLSGRAKDGCRNNGDYLFFMEPDELKDIIKAVKIVVDRKTLLITGIEAVDVNGNSAEYSFSKIKTNPGLKDARFNFIMPKNAEIIENQ is encoded by the coding sequence ATGATCAAAGCCTTTAAACTGGCCGTAGCGCTGGGGCTGGCTTTCAGTTCTCTGGCCCTGGCCCAAAACTGCGATTCACTACTGGAACAGGTCCGGGCCAAGTACCGGAAGATCAACGATCTGAAGGCCCATGTGGTGCAAACGGTATGCAGCGCGGCCTCCGGCACCTGCACCAGGTACGAGGGTGAGCTGGAGCTCAAACGTCCCAACAAACTGCGGCTGGACATCGCCAAGCCCGACAAGCAGGAGATCGTCTGCGACGGCAATACCATCTGGCTCCACCTGATCAACGAAAAACAGGTGATGAAGTCCGACCTTAAAAGCTCCCCCCAGTTCCTGGTCTGGCTCAACCCCTTGGACAAACTCCTTTCCGGCCGGGCCAAGGACGGCTGCCGCAACAACGGGGATTATCTGTTCTTCATGGAGCCGGACGAGCTGAAGGATATCATCAAAGCCGTAAAGATCGTGGTGGACAGGAAAACCCTTCTGATCACAGGGATAGAGGCGGTGGATGTCAACGGCAACAGCGCCGAATACAGTTTCAGCAAGATCAAGACCAATCCCGGGCTCAAGGACGCCCGATTTAACTTTATCATGCCCAAAAACGCGGAGATAATTGAAAACCAATGA